A region of Streptomyces sp. WMMC500 DNA encodes the following proteins:
- the gap gene encoding type I glyceraldehyde-3-phosphate dehydrogenase, producing the protein MTIRVGINGFGRIGRNYFRAILDQGADIEVVAFNDLGDAATIAHLLKYDTLLGKLKAEVSHTADAITVGGRAIRMLAERDPANLPWGDLGVDVVIESTGIFTKAEDAKKHLDAGAKKVIISAPAKGEDITIVMGVNEDSYDPASHHIISNASCTTNCVAPMAKVLDENFGIVQGMMTTVHAYTNDQRILDFPHKDLRRARAAAENIIPTTTGAAKATALVLPQLKGKLDGIAMRVPVPTGSVTDLVVELSREVTKDEVNAAYQKAATGQLKGILEYTEDPIVSSDIVNTAPSCTFDSLLTMAQGKQVKIVGWYDNEWGYSNRLVDITSFVGERL; encoded by the coding sequence GTGACGATCCGCGTAGGCATCAACGGCTTCGGCCGCATCGGCCGCAACTACTTCCGCGCCATCCTGGACCAGGGTGCGGACATCGAGGTCGTGGCGTTCAACGACCTGGGTGACGCCGCGACCATCGCACACCTGCTGAAGTACGACACCCTGCTCGGCAAGCTCAAGGCCGAGGTGAGCCACACCGCCGACGCGATCACCGTCGGCGGGCGCGCCATCAGGATGCTCGCCGAGCGCGACCCGGCGAACCTGCCCTGGGGCGACCTCGGCGTGGACGTGGTCATCGAGTCCACCGGCATCTTCACCAAGGCCGAGGACGCGAAGAAGCACCTCGACGCCGGCGCCAAGAAGGTCATCATCTCCGCGCCCGCCAAGGGCGAGGACATCACCATCGTGATGGGGGTCAACGAGGACTCCTACGACCCGGCCTCCCACCACATCATCTCCAACGCCTCGTGTACGACGAACTGCGTCGCCCCGATGGCCAAGGTGCTGGACGAGAACTTCGGCATCGTGCAGGGCATGATGACCACCGTCCACGCCTACACCAACGACCAGCGCATCCTGGACTTCCCGCACAAGGACCTGCGCCGCGCCCGCGCCGCCGCCGAGAACATCATCCCGACCACCACCGGCGCCGCGAAGGCCACCGCGCTCGTCCTGCCGCAGCTCAAGGGCAAGCTGGACGGCATCGCCATGCGCGTGCCGGTGCCCACCGGCTCCGTCACCGACCTGGTGGTCGAGCTGAGCCGCGAGGTCACCAAGGACGAGGTCAACGCCGCGTACCAGAAGGCCGCCACGGGCCAGCTCAAGGGCATCCTGGAGTACACCGAGGACCCGATCGTCTCCTCGGACATCGTCAACACCGCGCCGTCCTGCACCTTCGACTCCCTGCTGACGATGGCGCAGGGCAAGCAGGTCAAGATCGTCGGCTGGTACGACAACGAGTGGGGCTACTCCAACCGCCTGGTCGACATCACCTCCTTCGTCGGCGAGCGCCTCTGA
- a CDS encoding phosphoglycerate kinase, translated as MKTLDDLLGEGIAGKRVFVRADLNVPLDGTTITDDGRIRAVAPTIAKLAEAGARVVVASHLGRPKGAPDPAFSLAPVARRLGELLGDSAKKTEFATDTVGESAKATVAGLGDGEVTLLENLRFNPGETAKDDAARGAFADELAGLADVYVGDGFGAVHRKHASVYDLPARLPHYVGYLIAAEVGVLRKLTEDVARPYAVVLGGAKVSDKLGVIDHLLEKADRILIGGGMAYTFLKAQGYEVGSSLLQEEQVPAVREYLARAERLGVEFVLPVDVVAGREFPDVKAQAPTEPVTVPADAIPADMMGLDIGPESGRLFASKIADAATVFWNGPMGVFEHPDYAEGTRAVAQALVDSSAFSVVGGGDSAAAVRILGFDERAFSHISTGGGASLEYLEGKTLPGLAALED; from the coding sequence ATGAAGACGCTCGACGACCTCCTCGGCGAAGGCATCGCCGGCAAGCGGGTCTTCGTCCGCGCCGACCTCAACGTGCCGCTGGACGGCACCACCATCACCGACGACGGCCGCATCCGCGCCGTCGCCCCGACGATCGCCAAGCTGGCCGAGGCCGGCGCGCGGGTGGTCGTCGCCTCCCACCTCGGCCGCCCCAAGGGCGCGCCGGATCCGGCGTTCTCCCTCGCACCGGTGGCGCGCCGGCTGGGCGAACTGCTCGGGGACTCCGCGAAGAAGACGGAGTTCGCCACGGACACCGTGGGCGAGAGCGCGAAGGCCACCGTCGCCGGGCTCGGCGACGGCGAGGTCACGCTGCTCGAGAACCTGCGGTTCAACCCCGGCGAGACCGCGAAGGACGACGCCGCGCGCGGCGCGTTCGCCGACGAGCTGGCCGGGCTGGCCGACGTGTACGTGGGCGACGGCTTCGGCGCCGTCCACCGCAAGCACGCCTCGGTGTACGACCTGCCCGCCCGGCTGCCGCACTACGTCGGCTACCTCATCGCCGCCGAGGTGGGCGTCCTGCGCAAGCTCACCGAGGACGTCGCGCGGCCGTACGCGGTCGTGCTCGGCGGCGCCAAGGTCTCCGACAAGCTCGGGGTCATCGACCACCTGCTGGAGAAGGCCGACCGCATCCTCATCGGGGGCGGCATGGCGTACACCTTCCTCAAGGCCCAGGGGTACGAGGTCGGATCCAGCCTGCTGCAGGAGGAGCAGGTGCCCGCCGTCCGCGAGTACCTGGCGCGGGCCGAGCGACTCGGCGTGGAGTTCGTGCTTCCCGTCGACGTGGTCGCCGGCCGGGAGTTCCCGGACGTCAAGGCGCAGGCGCCGACCGAGCCCGTGACCGTACCGGCCGACGCCATCCCCGCCGACATGATGGGGCTGGACATCGGCCCGGAGTCCGGCCGCCTCTTCGCCTCGAAGATCGCCGACGCCGCCACGGTCTTCTGGAACGGGCCGATGGGCGTCTTCGAGCACCCCGACTACGCCGAGGGCACCCGCGCGGTCGCGCAGGCCCTGGTGGACAGCTCCGCGTTCTCCGTCGTCGGCGGCGGCGACAGCGCCGCCGCGGTGCGGATCCTGGGCTTCGACGAACGGGCATTCAGCCACATCTCGACCGGTGGCGGCGCCAGCCTCGAATACCTCGAGGGCAAGACGCTCCCCGGCCTCGCCGCACTGGAGGACTGA
- the tpiA gene encoding triose-phosphate isomerase: MTDKPTRIPFMAGNWKMNLNHLEGIAHVQKLAFALHDKDYEAVEVAVLPPYTDLRSVQTLVDGDKLKIKYGAQDISPHDAGAYTGDVSGPMLAKLHCTYVVVGHSERRQYHGEDDALVNAKVKAAFKYGITPILCIGEGLDVRKAGDQVAHTLAQLDGALQDVGAADAESIVVAYEPVWAIGTGEVATPEDAQEVCGAIRRRLGELYDEDVAGAVRIQYGGSVKSGNVAAIMAQPDVDGALIGGASLDADEFVKIVRFRDQ; this comes from the coding sequence ATGACCGACAAGCCCACCCGCATCCCGTTCATGGCGGGCAACTGGAAGATGAACCTCAACCACCTCGAGGGCATCGCACACGTCCAGAAGCTCGCCTTCGCGCTCCACGACAAGGACTACGAGGCCGTCGAGGTCGCGGTCCTGCCGCCGTACACCGATCTGCGCTCGGTGCAGACGCTCGTGGACGGCGACAAGCTGAAGATCAAGTACGGTGCCCAGGACATCTCGCCGCACGACGCCGGCGCCTACACGGGCGACGTCTCGGGCCCGATGCTGGCCAAGCTCCACTGCACGTACGTCGTCGTCGGCCACTCCGAGCGGCGGCAGTACCACGGCGAGGACGACGCGCTCGTCAACGCCAAGGTGAAGGCCGCGTTCAAGTACGGCATCACGCCCATCCTGTGCATCGGCGAGGGTCTGGACGTGCGCAAGGCCGGCGACCAGGTCGCGCACACCCTCGCGCAGCTCGACGGGGCGCTGCAGGACGTCGGCGCGGCGGACGCGGAGAGCATCGTCGTCGCGTACGAGCCGGTGTGGGCCATCGGCACCGGCGAGGTCGCCACCCCGGAGGACGCCCAGGAGGTCTGCGGCGCGATCCGGCGGCGGCTGGGCGAGCTGTACGACGAGGACGTGGCGGGCGCGGTACGCATCCAGTACGGCGGCTCCGTCAAGAGCGGCAACGTCGCGGCGATCATGGCCCAGCCCGACGTGGACGGCGCGCTGATCGGCGGCGCCTCGCTCGACGCCGACGAGTTCGTCAAGATCGTCCGCTTCCGCGACCAGTGA
- the secG gene encoding preprotein translocase subunit SecG has translation MAFSIALIIFSGLLMMLVLMHKGKGGGLSDMFGGGMQSSVGGSSVAERNLDRITVVVGVIWFAIIVVLGLIMKFD, from the coding sequence GTGGCGTTCTCCATCGCCCTGATCATCTTCAGCGGGCTGCTGATGATGCTCGTCCTCATGCACAAGGGCAAGGGCGGCGGCCTGTCCGACATGTTCGGCGGCGGCATGCAGTCCTCCGTCGGCGGCTCCTCCGTCGCCGAGCGCAACCTCGACCGGATCACCGTGGTCGTCGGCGTGATCTGGTTCGCCATCATCGTCGTGCTGGGCCTGATTATGAAGTTCGACTGA
- a CDS encoding RNA polymerase-binding protein RbpA, translating into MGEAERGESAPRLRVSFWCSNGHETRPSFATDAQIPDSWDCPRCGFPAGQDRDNPPDPPRTEPYKTHLAYVRERRSDADGEAILAEALAKLRGEI; encoded by the coding sequence ATGGGGGAGGCGGAGCGGGGCGAGTCGGCCCCGCGCCTGCGGGTCTCCTTCTGGTGCTCCAACGGGCACGAGACCCGACCCAGCTTCGCCACCGACGCACAGATCCCGGACAGTTGGGACTGCCCGCGCTGTGGTTTCCCGGCGGGCCAGGACCGGGACAACCCGCCGGACCCGCCGCGCACCGAGCCGTACAAGACGCACCTCGCGTACGTGCGCGAGCGGCGCAGCGACGCCGACGGCGAAGCCATCCTCGCCGAAGCCCTCGCCAAGCTCCGCGGCGAGATCTGA
- a CDS encoding MFS transporter, whose protein sequence is MRSEAVPPRQSAAPPWRGGFGRLWSAAVVSRFGDALRGAALPLLAVELTDSALLVALVTACGFLPWLLFGLLGGALADRVDQRRAMWITDVLRGLLMAAFALAVWLDRAGIALLLVLAFALTTLQTVFDNAATALLPAVVPATALGTANGRLLAGQEAVHRFAGTPLVPVLVGAGAAVPYAVDAASYLLAAALVAGLPHRPRPAARRPRTPLRRDVADGLRALWADPVLRGICAATVVANTGFGALVATLVLHLTGRLGAGTTGYALVLTAYGIGSVAGGLGAGRVVAALGAPRTLVCAGLAQVACLTAFGTARGLPAAGAALAVLGFAGMLWTATEVTVLQRRSPAGAIGRVSAAFRTLSISVVPLGAVLGGVLAGSLGAHTPALAAAVLVGLGVAALGPAVRSGIN, encoded by the coding sequence ATGCGATCCGAGGCCGTACCTCCGCGGCAGAGCGCCGCACCGCCCTGGCGCGGCGGGTTCGGGCGGCTGTGGTCCGCCGCCGTCGTCTCCCGCTTCGGCGACGCCCTGCGGGGTGCCGCACTGCCGCTGCTCGCCGTCGAGCTGACCGACTCCGCGCTGCTCGTCGCGCTCGTCACCGCCTGCGGCTTCCTGCCCTGGCTGCTCTTCGGGCTGCTCGGCGGGGCGCTGGCCGACCGCGTCGACCAGCGGCGCGCGATGTGGATCACCGACGTGCTGCGCGGGCTGCTCATGGCCGCGTTCGCGCTCGCGGTGTGGCTGGACCGGGCCGGCATCGCCCTGCTCCTCGTCCTCGCCTTCGCGCTCACCACGCTCCAGACCGTCTTCGACAACGCCGCCACCGCCCTGCTGCCCGCCGTCGTGCCCGCCACCGCGCTCGGCACCGCGAACGGGCGGCTGCTGGCCGGTCAGGAGGCCGTGCACCGCTTCGCCGGCACCCCGCTGGTGCCCGTGCTCGTCGGCGCGGGGGCGGCCGTGCCGTACGCCGTGGACGCCGCCTCGTACCTGCTGGCCGCCGCGCTCGTCGCCGGGCTGCCGCACCGCCCCCGCCCGGCCGCGCGGCGGCCCCGGACCCCGCTGCGCCGGGACGTCGCCGACGGGCTGCGGGCGCTGTGGGCCGATCCGGTGCTCCGGGGCATCTGCGCGGCCACCGTCGTGGCCAACACCGGCTTCGGCGCCCTCGTCGCCACCCTCGTCCTGCACCTCACCGGCCGGCTCGGCGCCGGCACCACGGGCTACGCCCTCGTGCTCACCGCGTACGGCATCGGGAGCGTCGCCGGCGGCCTGGGCGCGGGCCGTGTCGTCGCCGCCCTCGGCGCGCCGCGCACCCTGGTCTGCGCGGGCCTCGCCCAGGTGGCGTGCCTGACGGCCTTCGGCACCGCGCGCGGCCTGCCCGCGGCCGGTGCCGCGCTCGCCGTGCTCGGCTTCGCCGGGATGCTCTGGACCGCCACCGAGGTCACCGTGCTGCAGCGGCGCAGCCCCGCCGGCGCCATCGGCCGGGTCAGCGCCGCGTTCCGTACCCTGTCGATCTCCGTGGTGCCGCTGGGGGCCGTGCTCGGCGGCGTGCTCGCCGGCTCCCTGGGAGCGCACACCCCGGCGCTCGCCGCCGCCGTCCTCGTCGGCCTCGGGGTGGCCGCCCTCGGACCGGCGGTGCGCTCGGGGATCAATTAG
- the pgi gene encoding glucose-6-phosphate isomerase — protein sequence MADTTSRTRLDQTPEWHALAKHREEFGATHLRELFDADPERGRRYTLRVGDLYLDYSKQLVTDETLRLLRDLAAATGVAELRDAMFRGEKINITEDRAVLHTALRAPSAESVEVDGVDVVPGVHHVLTRMTTFADRVRSGDWRGHTGKPVRTVVNVGIGGSDLGPAMAYEALRAYTQRDLAVRFVSNVDGADLHEAVRDLDPETTLFVIASKTFTTIETITNATAAKRWLLAGLGAGDEAVAKHFVALSTNAAKVAEFGIDTDNMFEFWDWVGGRYSYDSAIGLSLMVAIGPVAFREMLAGFRLVDEHFRTAPPEENAPLLLGLLGVWYGEFFDAQSHAVLPYSHYLSKFTAYLQQLDMESNGKATDRGGERVGWQTGPVVWGTPGTNGQHAYYQLLHQGTKMIPADLIGFARPVAELGELAGQHDLLMANLFAQGQALAFGRTAAEVAAEGVPAAQVPHRTFPGNHPTTTILADGLTPSVLGQLVALYEHKVFVQGAVWDIDSFDQWGVELGKVLAKRLEPALADGAEVAGLDSSTLALVDAYRALRGR from the coding sequence ATGGCCGACACCACGTCACGCACCAGGCTCGACCAGACCCCCGAGTGGCACGCACTCGCCAAGCACCGCGAGGAGTTCGGCGCCACGCACCTGCGCGAGCTGTTCGACGCCGACCCCGAGCGCGGCCGCCGGTACACGCTCCGCGTCGGCGATCTCTACCTGGACTACTCCAAGCAGCTCGTCACCGACGAGACGCTCCGTCTGCTGCGCGACCTGGCCGCCGCGACCGGTGTCGCCGAGCTGCGCGACGCGATGTTCCGCGGCGAGAAGATCAACATCACCGAGGACCGCGCCGTGCTGCACACCGCGCTGCGCGCGCCCAGCGCCGAGTCCGTCGAGGTGGACGGGGTGGACGTGGTCCCCGGCGTGCACCACGTGCTGACCCGGATGACGACCTTCGCCGACCGGGTCCGCTCCGGCGACTGGCGCGGCCACACCGGCAAGCCGGTCCGCACCGTCGTGAACGTCGGCATCGGCGGCTCCGACCTGGGCCCGGCCATGGCGTACGAGGCGCTGCGCGCGTACACCCAGCGGGATCTGGCCGTCCGCTTCGTCTCCAACGTCGACGGCGCCGACCTGCACGAGGCGGTGCGCGACCTCGACCCCGAGACCACGCTGTTCGTCATCGCCTCCAAGACCTTCACCACCATCGAGACGATCACCAACGCCACGGCCGCGAAGCGCTGGCTGCTGGCGGGCCTCGGCGCCGGGGACGAGGCGGTCGCCAAGCACTTCGTCGCTTTGTCGACCAACGCCGCGAAGGTCGCCGAGTTCGGCATCGACACGGACAACATGTTCGAGTTCTGGGACTGGGTCGGCGGGCGCTACTCGTACGACTCCGCCATCGGCCTGTCCCTGATGGTGGCCATCGGCCCCGTCGCCTTCCGCGAGATGCTGGCCGGCTTCCGGCTCGTCGACGAGCACTTCCGCACCGCGCCGCCGGAGGAGAACGCGCCGCTGCTGCTGGGGCTCCTCGGCGTCTGGTACGGCGAGTTCTTCGACGCGCAGTCCCACGCCGTGCTCCCGTACAGCCACTACCTGTCGAAGTTCACCGCCTATCTTCAGCAGCTCGACATGGAGTCCAACGGCAAGGCCACCGACCGCGGCGGCGAGCGGGTCGGCTGGCAGACCGGGCCCGTGGTCTGGGGCACGCCCGGCACCAACGGCCAGCACGCGTACTACCAACTGCTGCACCAGGGCACCAAGATGATCCCCGCCGACCTGATCGGCTTCGCCCGGCCGGTGGCCGAGCTGGGCGAGCTGGCCGGGCAGCACGACCTGCTGATGGCCAACCTCTTCGCCCAGGGCCAGGCGCTCGCCTTCGGCAGGACGGCGGCGGAGGTGGCGGCCGAGGGCGTGCCCGCGGCGCAGGTGCCGCACCGTACGTTCCCGGGCAACCACCCGACGACGACGATCCTGGCCGACGGCCTCACGCCCTCGGTACTGGGACAGCTCGTCGCGCTGTACGAGCACAAGGTGTTCGTGCAGGGCGCGGTCTGGGACATCGACTCCTTCGACCAGTGGGGCGTCGAGCTGGGCAAGGTGCTCGCCAAGCGGCTGGAGCCGGCGCTCGCGGACGGTGCGGAGGTGGCGGGGCTGGACAGCTCGACGCTGGCGCTGGTCGACGCCTACCGGGCGCTGCGGGGCCGCTGA
- a CDS encoding PP2C family protein-serine/threonine phosphatase has protein sequence MRVLRGTSYRVAGLFLAAVTVVDIVGSRGQTVSGLFAVVPVFVAIDGTRRAILVSGLVALALGTLLSLWNFDLPDLGFLARVLAIVFATAIGFVVYRERTAREQRLTSVTRVANVAQKALLPAPPARVGPLDVAHSYRSAADEAMIGGDFYKVLSTRWGVRIVIGDVRGHGLGVVPTTGMAIGVFREAAHEEPELDRIAARLDRSLARDGGSESFATVLLLTISAGGLCRVLNHGHPPPLVRSAAGRVREADLHGDPPLGLGLAKSTEGAQESAMALADGDELLLTTDGVLEARSAAGEFFPLAQRYARAPRGEPPADVLAALRRDLEDWAPGLHDDSALVLLRYAPRRIRPA, from the coding sequence ATGCGGGTGCTGCGCGGGACCTCGTACCGGGTCGCCGGGCTGTTCCTCGCGGCGGTCACCGTCGTGGACATCGTCGGCTCGCGGGGGCAGACGGTGTCGGGCCTGTTCGCCGTCGTGCCGGTGTTCGTCGCGATCGACGGCACGAGACGGGCGATCCTCGTCTCGGGCCTGGTGGCGCTGGCGCTGGGCACCCTGCTGAGCCTGTGGAACTTCGACCTGCCCGACCTCGGCTTCCTCGCGCGCGTCCTCGCCATCGTCTTCGCCACCGCGATCGGGTTCGTCGTGTACCGCGAACGGACCGCGCGCGAGCAACGGCTCACCAGCGTCACCCGGGTCGCCAACGTCGCCCAGAAGGCCCTGCTGCCCGCACCGCCCGCCCGCGTGGGACCGCTGGACGTGGCGCACTCATACCGCTCCGCCGCCGACGAGGCGATGATCGGCGGCGACTTCTACAAGGTGCTCAGCACCCGCTGGGGCGTGCGCATCGTCATCGGCGACGTACGCGGCCACGGCCTCGGCGTCGTCCCCACCACCGGCATGGCCATCGGCGTCTTCCGCGAGGCCGCCCACGAGGAGCCGGAACTGGACCGGATCGCCGCCCGCCTCGACCGCAGCCTGGCCCGCGACGGCGGCTCCGAGAGCTTCGCCACCGTCCTGCTGCTGACGATCTCCGCGGGGGGCCTGTGCCGGGTCCTCAACCACGGCCACCCGCCGCCGCTGGTGCGCAGCGCCGCGGGGCGCGTACGCGAGGCCGACCTGCACGGCGACCCGCCGCTGGGCCTCGGGCTGGCGAAGTCCACCGAGGGCGCGCAGGAGAGCGCCATGGCGCTCGCCGACGGCGACGAGCTGCTGCTGACCACCGACGGCGTGCTGGAGGCGCGCAGCGCGGCGGGCGAGTTCTTCCCGCTGGCGCAGCGGTACGCCCGCGCGCCGCGCGGGGAACCGCCCGCGGACGTGCTGGCGGCGCTGCGGCGCGACCTCGAGGACTGGGCGCCCGGGCTCCACGACGACTCGGCGCTGGTGCTGCTGCGCTACGCCCCGCGGCGGATCCGGCCCGCGTAG
- a CDS encoding SIS domain-containing protein, whose amino-acid sequence MTLQPISAAAFTAAALASLRRVAEGQRTEVGAAARVFADALTGDGVIQAFGTGHSESLATEIAGRAGGFVPTNKIALRDLVIYGGEPPALLADAKLERDPGTARRLYELAAPHPGDAFVIASNSGINGCVVEMAAVVKEHGHPLIAITSLSHGTRAESRHPSGKRLTDHADVVLDNGAPFGDSVLPLPGGGTACAVSSITGALLVQQVVAEAIRLLLERGATPPVYLSANIPEGDGHNAALEARYAGRIRRGA is encoded by the coding sequence ATGACCCTCCAGCCGATCAGCGCAGCCGCCTTCACCGCCGCCGCCCTGGCCTCACTCCGGCGGGTGGCGGAGGGCCAGCGCACCGAGGTCGGCGCCGCCGCCCGGGTGTTCGCCGACGCGCTGACCGGCGACGGCGTGATCCAGGCGTTCGGCACCGGGCACTCCGAGTCGCTGGCGACCGAGATCGCCGGCCGCGCCGGCGGCTTCGTGCCTACGAACAAGATCGCCCTGCGCGATCTCGTGATCTACGGCGGCGAGCCCCCCGCGCTCCTCGCCGACGCCAAGCTGGAGCGCGACCCCGGCACCGCGCGCCGGCTGTACGAGCTGGCCGCGCCGCACCCCGGGGACGCCTTCGTCATCGCCTCGAACTCCGGCATCAACGGCTGCGTCGTGGAGATGGCCGCCGTCGTCAAGGAGCACGGGCACCCGCTGATCGCGATCACCTCGCTGTCGCACGGCACCCGCGCCGAGTCCCGGCACCCCTCCGGCAAGCGGCTCACCGACCACGCCGACGTCGTGCTCGACAACGGCGCCCCCTTCGGCGACTCCGTGCTCCCGCTGCCGGGCGGCGGTACGGCGTGCGCGGTGTCGTCGATCACCGGCGCGCTGCTCGTGCAGCAGGTCGTCGCCGAGGCGATCCGGCTGCTGCTGGAGCGCGGCGCGACGCCGCCGGTGTACCTGTCGGCGAACATCCCCGAGGGCGACGGGCACAACGCCGCGCTGGAGGCCCGCTACGCGGGCCGGATCCGCCGCGGGGCGTAG
- a CDS encoding BadF/BadG/BcrA/BcrD ATPase family protein — translation MEKLVIGIDAGGTRTRAALARAAGGAALRTAAAGAGNPRSVPEEVLTDRLTACVAPLAEAGGPGRIAALVAGVAGAEPADPDDAGTRRTHAALRAALRRCGVGEARVRMHGDAEIAFAAGPGAPAAGVVVIAGTGASAARIADRRQTATTDGHGWLLGDEGSGFWIAREALRAALRALDGRGPATGLVDVLAAATGGGGGKRAAVARIALVDAGFAGAPVEIARLCPVVVRAAEAGDAVAGAILDEAADRLAETVAVLAPAPGEPLVTTGGLLAPAGPLLPRFTARMRPYGLTPAPVPDGLAGAVALARAML, via the coding sequence GTGGAGAAGCTGGTCATCGGCATCGACGCGGGGGGTACGAGGACCCGGGCGGCCCTGGCACGGGCGGCGGGGGGCGCGGCGCTGCGCACCGCGGCGGCGGGGGCGGGAAACCCGCGCTCGGTGCCCGAGGAGGTGCTGACGGACCGGCTGACGGCGTGCGTGGCGCCGCTGGCGGAGGCGGGCGGCCCGGGGCGGATCGCGGCGTTGGTCGCGGGCGTCGCCGGCGCGGAGCCCGCGGACCCCGACGACGCCGGCACGCGCCGCACGCACGCCGCCCTGCGCGCGGCGCTGCGCCGCTGCGGGGTGGGGGAGGCGCGGGTGCGGATGCACGGCGACGCCGAGATCGCCTTCGCGGCCGGCCCGGGAGCGCCGGCGGCCGGGGTGGTGGTGATCGCCGGCACCGGTGCGTCGGCGGCACGGATCGCGGACCGCCGGCAGACGGCGACGACCGACGGCCACGGATGGCTCCTCGGCGACGAGGGCAGCGGCTTCTGGATCGCCCGCGAGGCACTGCGGGCGGCGCTGCGCGCGCTCGACGGTCGGGGGCCGGCGACGGGGCTGGTGGACGTGCTGGCGGCGGCGACGGGAGGTGGGGGCGGGAAGCGGGCCGCCGTGGCGCGGATCGCGCTGGTGGACGCCGGGTTCGCGGGGGCGCCGGTGGAGATCGCGCGGCTGTGCCCGGTGGTCGTACGGGCCGCGGAGGCGGGTGACGCGGTGGCCGGGGCGATCCTGGACGAGGCCGCGGACCGCCTCGCGGAGACCGTCGCCGTGCTCGCCCCGGCGCCCGGCGAACCTCTGGTCACCACCGGCGGCCTTCTCGCCCCCGCGGGACCCCTGCTGCCCCGCTTCACCGCCCGCATGCGCCCGTACGGCCTGACCCCGGCCCCGGTCCCCGACGGCCTGGCGGGCGCGGTGGCGCTGGCCCGCGCGATGCTCTGA
- the pgl gene encoding 6-phosphogluconolactonase, producing MSTPQIVVHRDKELMAEAAAARLITKLVDAQSARGTASVVLTGGRNGNGLLAALAAAPARDAVDWSRLDLWWGDERFLPPGDPDRNATQARAALLDAVPLDPARVHEMPAAQAEFGADADAAAAAYARELAAAARPEDHGPVPAFDVLLLGVGPDTHVASLFPELPAVRETERTVVGVHGAPKPPPTRISLTLPAIRAAREVWLLAAGEDKARAAAMALSGAGEIQAPAAGATGRTRTLWLLDRPAAALLPPTLYPPASP from the coding sequence GTGAGCACGCCGCAGATCGTCGTCCACCGCGACAAGGAGCTGATGGCCGAGGCGGCCGCCGCCCGGCTGATCACGAAGCTCGTGGACGCGCAGTCGGCCCGGGGCACGGCGTCGGTGGTGCTCACGGGCGGCCGCAACGGCAACGGGCTGCTGGCGGCGCTGGCCGCCGCGCCGGCCCGGGACGCGGTCGACTGGTCGCGGCTGGACCTGTGGTGGGGCGACGAGCGCTTCCTGCCCCCCGGCGACCCCGACCGCAACGCGACCCAGGCGCGAGCGGCACTGCTGGACGCGGTGCCGCTCGACCCGGCGCGGGTGCACGAGATGCCGGCGGCGCAGGCGGAGTTCGGCGCCGACGCGGACGCGGCGGCGGCGGCGTACGCGCGCGAGCTGGCCGCCGCGGCCCGGCCGGAGGACCACGGTCCTGTCCCGGCGTTCGACGTGCTGCTGCTGGGCGTGGGTCCCGACACGCACGTCGCGTCGCTGTTCCCGGAGCTGCCGGCGGTACGGGAGACGGAGCGGACGGTCGTCGGCGTCCACGGGGCGCCGAAGCCGCCGCCGACGCGGATCTCGCTGACGCTGCCGGCGATCAGGGCGGCGCGGGAGGTGTGGCTGCTGGCGGCGGGCGAGGACAAGGCCCGGGCGGCGGCGATGGCGCTGTCGGGCGCGGGCGAGATCCAGGCCCCGGCGGCGGGCGCCACCGGCCGCACGCGCACCCTGTGGCTCCTGGACCGCCCGGCGGCGGCACTGCTCCCGCCGACGCTGTACCCGCCGGCATCGCCGTAG